In uncultured Cohaesibacter sp., a genomic segment contains:
- a CDS encoding LytTR family DNA-binding domain-containing protein has protein sequence MTIRCVIVDDEAPARDELRYLLGSHDSIEIVGEAASAAQAIKACIDFEPDLVFLDIQLPGEDGFEVIRAITPLVDEPPLFVFVTAYDSYAVKAFEESAVDYILKPVQETRLATTLERAAKLLADQDVPLREQIETLLSQVARPQGSRKHTKVSVEVNGRIRLLDPGDIVYCSCEDQRIVAHTYDEEIPVYGIASMDRLEEHLEGTSFFRVHRATLVNLDAIREFSPWFNGKYSLIMSDQERSELTVSRPRVRDFKQRLGL, from the coding sequence ATGACCATCAGATGTGTCATCGTCGATGATGAAGCGCCAGCAAGGGATGAATTGCGCTATTTGCTGGGCAGCCACGATAGTATCGAAATCGTCGGCGAAGCCGCCTCGGCAGCGCAGGCCATCAAGGCCTGCATCGACTTCGAACCGGATCTGGTCTTTCTCGACATCCAGTTGCCCGGTGAGGATGGTTTCGAGGTGATCCGCGCGATCACGCCGCTGGTTGATGAGCCGCCGCTGTTCGTGTTCGTGACCGCCTATGACAGTTATGCGGTCAAGGCTTTCGAGGAAAGCGCCGTGGACTATATCCTCAAACCGGTGCAGGAGACACGGCTTGCGACCACTCTGGAGCGGGCTGCCAAGCTGCTTGCAGATCAGGATGTCCCCTTGCGAGAGCAGATCGAGACGCTTCTGTCTCAGGTCGCGCGCCCCCAAGGCAGCCGCAAGCACACCAAGGTGTCGGTGGAGGTGAATGGTCGCATCCGCCTTCTGGATCCGGGCGACATCGTCTATTGCAGCTGCGAAGACCAGCGGATTGTCGCCCATACCTATGATGAGGAGATCCCGGTCTATGGTATCGCCAGCATGGACCGGTTGGAGGAGCATCTGGAAGGAACGTCCTTCTTCCGGGTGCACCGCGCCACCCTTGTCAATCTCGATGCGATCCGGGAATTCAGCCCCTGGTTCAATGGCAAATACAGTCTGATCATGTCCGACCAGGAGCGCAGCGAGCTGACAGTCTCGCGCCCGCGGGTCAGGGACTTCAAGCAACGGCTCGGGCTCTGA
- a CDS encoding imelysin family protein has product MNGRYIAAFSLTMLLGGTGLAQAETGKAAVLDTYANIAQAKYEDSLASAKTLQERVNALIEAPSAQTLQAAKEAWLMSRVPYQQTEVYRFGNAIVDDWEGKVNAWPLDEGLIDYVDSGYGGPTDENEYAALNVIANPTFTLSGKEIDAKDITPTLLEETLHEADGIEANVATGYHAIEFLLWGQDLYGHEHGAGERSWTDYAKGDDCTGGNCDRRGAYLKAATDLLVSDLEWMTAQWGAEGDARKALLEDEKAGIITIVTGMGSLSYGEQAGERMRLGLMLNDPEEEHDCFSDNTHNSHYYDGLGIQSAYLGEYVRTNGAMVSGPSLSDLVAETDETLDAEMKTKLATTMMKLGRIKSTAEAGFSYDQMLERGNEGGEALIMGGVNALIDQTKSIERVVAALDLDGIEFEGSDSLDNPDAVFE; this is encoded by the coding sequence ATGAACGGACGCTATATTGCTGCATTTTCATTGACAATGCTGTTGGGTGGCACCGGCCTGGCTCAGGCTGAGACAGGCAAAGCCGCCGTACTGGATACCTACGCAAATATTGCCCAAGCAAAATATGAAGACAGCCTGGCGAGTGCCAAAACCCTGCAAGAGCGCGTCAATGCGCTGATCGAAGCACCGTCGGCCCAGACGCTGCAGGCCGCGAAAGAGGCATGGCTGATGTCTCGCGTGCCGTATCAGCAGACCGAGGTCTATCGCTTCGGCAACGCCATCGTTGATGACTGGGAAGGCAAGGTCAACGCATGGCCACTCGATGAAGGCCTCATCGATTATGTCGACAGTGGCTACGGCGGCCCGACTGACGAGAACGAATATGCGGCGCTCAACGTGATTGCCAATCCGACCTTCACCCTTTCGGGCAAGGAGATCGATGCCAAAGACATCACGCCGACCTTGCTGGAAGAAACCCTGCATGAAGCCGATGGCATCGAAGCCAACGTGGCAACCGGTTACCACGCCATCGAATTCCTGCTCTGGGGTCAGGACCTCTATGGTCACGAGCATGGCGCCGGTGAACGTTCTTGGACCGATTATGCCAAGGGTGATGATTGCACCGGTGGCAACTGCGATCGTCGCGGAGCCTATCTCAAGGCTGCGACCGATCTGCTGGTGTCCGATCTCGAATGGATGACCGCCCAGTGGGGCGCCGAGGGTGATGCACGCAAGGCCCTGCTCGAAGACGAGAAGGCTGGTATCATCACCATCGTGACCGGTATGGGGTCTCTGTCCTATGGTGAGCAGGCAGGTGAGCGCATGCGCCTTGGCCTGATGCTCAACGATCCCGAAGAAGAGCATGATTGCTTCTCGGACAACACCCACAACAGCCATTATTACGATGGCCTCGGCATCCAGAGCGCCTATCTCGGAGAATATGTCCGCACCAACGGTGCCATGGTTTCCGGTCCGTCCCTCTCCGACCTTGTCGCCGAGACGGACGAAACCCTTGACGCCGAAATGAAGACCAAGCTCGCCACCACCATGATGAAGCTTGGCCGCATCAAGAGCACCGCCGAGGCTGGTTTCAGCTACGACCAGATGCTCGAGCGCGGCAATGAAGGCGGCGAAGCGCTGATCATGGGCGGTGTCAATGCTCTCATCGATCAGACCAAGAGCATCGAGCGCGTCGTTGCTGCTCTTGATCTGGACGGCATCGAGTTCGAAGGCTCCGACAGTCTCGACAATCCGGACGCCGTGTTCGAATAA